A stretch of Plasmodium vinckei vinckei genome assembly, chromosome: PVVCY_05 DNA encodes these proteins:
- a CDS encoding eukaryotic translation initiation factor subunit eIF2A, putative produces MSELLIRFKSGIKLYKFEKNENKYDSKIIFEYDGYIHDVIWSHDGKSFLIFHSIDGVLLVLNCSTNIQVNKIKCQNKYKELFTQDNLALIKHVQWSPNNKYIVIFFPYDENKHKEIGNVLLWSTDKNKVISSFKIKKNICSNWPIIHFTNDDRYFFLQKKSDMYIYDTLILEQDENTNSNDVSNKDIPNNYIYSWNHLNVIAIYFSKYIDDQNSRYFVLHTKHNFLGDIYVYKIEGLTNDQSPSSISNRNIDESNNKINITLLTKRNFQHLDNLVCLYSITGKYIIFLVSTNDTTNTSYGYVSNCYYCSLVSKPVNIKKINTQVAQDAKWSNISDEFLIIEGKSDNIIYLYDSFLNIKSKISAQYKNTIKWCSFGNMIALGGFGNLAGDIDFYYKEKNYNVTLIKQYREPCTVLCDWSTDGTLFMTASTFPRMKVENTFKIYTYEGDLVNNYSFNELYDVKWKNCLPGVLKEPPKPKPKLIDNKKNVYKIKYINHDNLSTPNNTISHQRSTPNSFLASRINRNIPNINTSNNHNITDLLDSFQVTNDPNTSKSADITNSNISANFDTNNTELIDKEKGASSASNPNKLSHLPRNQIQNPQTPSNNPNNITKQPKKKEKGAGGNLYDWDIDWRKKNADLNLHSKNKSPIPTPSVSTNSNQNIPDFNNIPNGLNNYKKVSEFLAQNDIYNNSDQIDKSKLLSSLQKQYSNLLSSAKNYNNIDKSLIENIMEQEIRNNFENKEMANTLISNISEIDRVERNNYLKSEDPKQARNENNIDNINKKNDTNFTDEKKKKKKKDKDNTSTFNNHSDRDPNQKNENDTLNSNKGINTVIDPQGGSNKLLMHIKNDGNKKNYLEKQTDDTTNKDKFNKPNLKQEQNNNKKKGNEKIIETENNIPENTEKDQKKKKENKNKNKKSKKKKNEILGETNDNSPNNDADQSGKRPIHSEGPNFQNNSNNQLNNDNNMYSTIFHEIIKNNTPENSNMAGTSIINEHVHNQNMQHELNQYNDSRFINMKPNNMNAIYNNENINGFSSSVIKSNKNDETQRDANKIGNLNRNYLPNDYQMNISQDKNSKEDNFNELSNKEKLIKHILFLKKQRENNLIEEKNLLNYQQNDNMDVHNYIDHNEYIKINQTSQDQEMAVNDFNNIHNNSKFMQNINEIKSGRANSFFYNPNNKQKMSENDYQMFQQQTGYNDSSNSQMAENIWSNEIGNQPFNSKNIQHNEDLLKLFKTVLPHAKVNILGNKKDEHDFDVRQNRDKINMQYYHDQSVNNNKRETLDYNTQSEIKNNYIKQNSISIRQMIGESKEHLIKENIINRNKNENPNTPHFNISTNMKLQINNLDFGELLKFYHSLNIQQIQLKLYWIFFKIKNYDDNNTPETLGKENKILLKLKEIKDISTYANYVIKMTYEKNSKKFQSLLQQFIVILKHHDNLYQQKKDKIKMEHYDKNFIINFINNIDHIVEKTSALSSSQSSHDMNMYNHQNQYTHQKNKPDFQTYTSSVSNPMHFTNTSASTPYENHTHRNQPLNSHNINNNMNNYSSGIKSNNNNIRENEQTLDNNKHMVIQKMIDYFRQINATTEQKINLLNRINLTDAQKKYIINKIHFNNNEQDNNYHNNLNMNSENDEHKLYNMSINTNNKNTIRISQDQYNLSPQEINHNNDSMIYSQFDNNNDGNIDGTSPILNIIHKSIANKNNQKDFKNNTDVENNQMLLQKYQILNMLKQKKKMDMENIDHSTPLKIDELNNYKYDDISHSFKHPIPQHHLHRQDINNFSDQTNFKPSNNNSSERIDYPIQEDADPKTSNFLPYNSKTHINHPNNIMIKNKLNTMDKQDNSMSRNFFNFSQQNEPTPNEGDQNENIQTTRSTNDKTTETLPNNRDTNKEQKNTDNNNSRNRSASKNENKNDRNNERKEYEQVTTNEGKNEKNKKKQKNQKNNTNQNSLNTKNMTGTRNGTEAQVPKTSSEINSSECNLNEENKNDNKAINILQEQKNTINQNNIYDVEDAKRPDALRDKCWQYIDPKGVVQGPFFLEEMRMWSELGYFEPMLPVRCCDSDRFIALNKLFPPPHKPFTIVPKPQPILQWEEELL; encoded by the exons atgagcgAATTGCTTATTAGATTTAAAAGCGGGATAAAGTTATATaagtttgaaaaaaatgaaaataaatatgacagtaaaataatttttgaatatgATGGGTATATACATGATGTGATATGGTCTCATGATGGAAAAAGTTTCTTAATCTTTCATTCCATAGATGGTGTATTATTAGTATTAAATTGTTCTACTAATATTCAagtgaataaaataaaatgtcaaaataaatataaagaattatttaCACAAGATAATCTAGCATTAATCAAACATGTACAATGGTcaccaaataataaatatattgttatattttttccatacgatgaaaataaacataaagaAATCGGGAATGTTCTATTATGGAGTacagataaaaataaagtcaTATCCTCTtttaaaatcaaaaaaaatatatgctcCAATTGGCCGATAATTCATTTTACTAATGATGATagatatttctttttacaaaaaaaatcagatatgtatatatatgatacatTAATATTAGAACAAGATGAAAATACTAATTCTAATGATGTTTCAAATAAAGATATtccaaataattatatttattcatgGAATCATCTTAATGTAAttgctatatatttttccaaatATATTGATGATCAAAATTCCagatattttgttttacatACAAAACATAATTTCTTAGgagatatatatgtatataaaatagaaGGACTAACCAATGATCAATCACCTTCATCTATTTCAAATCGAAACATCGATGAAagtaataacaaaataaacataaccTTATTAACAAAGAGAAACTTTCAACACTTAGATAATCTAGTATGCTTATATTCAATCACtggaaaatatatcatatttctTGTTTCAACTAATGATACAACAAATACATCCTATGGATATGTAAGTAATTGCTACTATTGTTCATTAGTTTCGAAACctgtaaatataaaaaaaattaataccCAAGTTGCTCAAGATGCAAAATGGAGCAATATATCTgatgaatttttaattatcgAAGGAAAATCAgacaatataatatatttatatgattcatttttaaatattaaatcaaaaatatctgctcaatataaaaatacaattaaaTGGTGTTCCTTCGGGAATATGATAGCCTTAGGAGGTTTTGGAAACCTGGCTGGAGATAtcgatttttattacaaagaaaaaaattataatgttACATTAATTAAACAATATAGAGAACCATGCACTGTTTTGTGTGATTGGTCTACGGATGGCACACTTTTTATGACAGCATCTACTTTCCCTAGAATGAAAGTTGAAAatacttttaaaatttatacatatgaaGGAGATCTAgttaataattatagttTTAATGAACTATATGATGttaaatggaaaaattgTTTACCAGGTGTTTTGAAAGAACCACCAAAACCTAAACCTAAACTtatagataataaaaaaaatgtttataaaattaaatatataaatcatgATAATTTATCGACACCTAATAATACTATATCACATCAACGAAGTACTCCAAATTCTTTCCTCGCATCTCGCATCAATCGAAACATTCCAAATATAAACACATCCAACAATCATAACATTACGGATCTTCTTGATTCTTTTCAAGTCACTAACGACCCAAATACTTCCAAATCCGCCGACATAACTAATTCAAACATTTCTGCAAATTTTGATACTAACAATACCGAACTAAttgataaagaaaaaggtGCATCATCTGCATCTAATCCAAATAAACTCTCACATCTACCAAGAAATCAAATACAGAACCCACAAACTCCATCTAATAAtccaaataatattactaaacaaccaaaaaaaaaagaaaaaggaGCTGGAGGAAATCTTTATGATTGGGACATTGATTGGAGAAAGAAAAATGCAGATTTAAATTTacattcaaaaaataaatcaccAATCCCAACACCTTCTGTATCTACAAACTcaaatcaaaatattcCAGATTTTAACAACATTCCAAACggattaaataattataaaaaagtgtCTGAATTTTTAGCtcaaaatgatatatacaataattCGGATCAAATAGATAAATccaaattattatcttctttacaaaaacaatattCGAATTTACTTAGTTCTgctaaaaattataacaacATTGATAAAAGtttaattgaaaatattatggaACAAGAGAttagaaataattttgaaaataaagaaatggCAAATACATTAATAAGTAATATATCGGAAATTGATCGAGTTGAacgaaataattatttaaaatcaGAAGATCCAAAACAAGCTAGAAATGAAAACAATatagataatataaataaaaaaaatgatacaaattttacagatgaaaaaaaaaagaaaaagaaaaaagataaagaCAACACTTCTACCTTCAACAATCATAGTGACCGTGACCctaatcaaaaaaatgaaaatgatacaCTCAATTCTAATAAAGGCATTAACACCGTTATAGATCCCCAAGGGGGTAGCAACAAACTtcttatgcatataaaaaatgatggaaataaaaaaaattacttaGAAAAACAAACTGATGATACAACAAATAAAgacaaatttaataaacctaatttaaaacaagaacaaaataataataaaaaaaaaggaaatgaaaaaattattgaaacagaaaataatattcctGAAAATACTGAAAAggatcaaaaaaaaaaaaaagaaaataaaaataaaaataaaaaatcaaaaaaaaagaaaaatgaaatattaggTGAAACAAATGATAACTCTCCAAACAATGACGCAGACCAATCAGGAAAGCGTCCCATTCATTCTGAAGGTCCCAactttcaaaataattccAATAATCAACTTAACAATGATAATAACATGTATTCAACTATTTTCcatgaaattataaaaaacaatacacctgaaaatagtaatatgGCTGGTACCTCAATTATAAATGAGCATGTACATAATCAAAATATGCAACATGAATTAAATCAGTATAATGATAGTcgatttataaatatgaaaccAAACAATATGAATGCCAtctataataatgaaaacatAAATGGGTTCTCTTCTTCTGTAATTAAATCAaacaaaaatgatgaaacaCAAAGAGATGCAAACAAAATAGGAAACCTAAATAGAAACTACTTACCTAATGATTatcaaatgaatatatcacaagataaaaatagtaaggAAGACAATTTCAACGAACtttcaaataaagaaaaacttattaagcatattttatttttaaaaaaacaaagagAAAATAATCTAATCGAAGAAAAGAATTTACTGAATTATCaacaaaatgataatatggatgtacataattatattgaccataatgaatatattaaaataaatcaaactTCTCAAGATCAAGAAATGGCAGTAAATGATTTTAATAACATTCACAATAATTCCAAATTTatgcaaaatataaatgaaataaaatctGGAAGAGccaattcatttttttacaatcctaataataaacaaaaaatgtcTGAAAATGATTATCAAATGTTTCAACAACAAACAGGATATAATGACTCTTCAAACTCTCAAATGGCTGAAAATATTTGGAGTAATGAAATTGGAAATCAACCATttaatagtaaaaatatacaacatAATGAggatttattaaaattgtttaaaacTGTTCTCCCACATGCTAAGGTGAACATTcttggaaataaaaaagatgaacATGATTTTGATGTTAGACAAAATagagataaaataaatatgcaataTTATCATGATCAAtctgtaaataataataaaagagaAACTCTTGATTATAATACACAAtctgaaattaaaaataattatataaaacaaaattctATAAGCATTCGTCAAATGATTGGAGAATCTAAAGAACAtcttataaaagaaaatattattaatagaaataaaaatgaaaatccTAATACCCcacattttaatatatcaacaaatatgaaattacaaataaataatttagattTTGGTGAACTTTTAAAATTCTATCattcattaaatattcaACAAAttcaattaaaattatattggatattttttaaaattaaaaattatgatgataataatactcCTGAAACTTTaggaaaagaaaataaaatattattaaaacttaaagaaataaaagatatatcAACTTATGCTAATTATGTAATTAAAATGAcgtatgaaaaaaattcaaaaaaatttcaatCCTTATTACAACAATTTATAGTCATATTAAAACATCatgataatttatatcaacaaaaaaaagataaaattaaaatggaacattatgataaaaactttattataaattttattaataacatTGATCATATTGTAGAAAAAACATCAGCTTTATCTTCATCTCAATCGTCACATGATatgaatatgtataatCACCAAAATCAATATACCCATCAAAAAAACAAACCAGATTTTCAAACATACACAAGTTCAGTTTCAAATCCAATGCATTTCACCAACACATCTGCATCTACTCCCTATGAGAATCACACTCATAGAAATCAACCATTAAATTCTCATAACATAAATAacaatatgaataattataGCTCCGGAATAAAAtcaaacaataataatataagagaaaatgaacaaacattagataataataaacatatgGTTATCCAAAAAATGATCGATTATTTTAGACAAATAAATGCAACAACggaacaaaaaataaatcttcTAAATAGAATCAATTTAACAGAtgcacaaaaaaaatatattataaataaaatacactttaataataatgaacaagataataattatcataataatttaaatatgaactctgaaaatgatgaacataaattatataatatgtctatcaatacaaataataaaaatacaataagAATTTCACAAGatcaatataatttatcacCACAAGAAATAAATCACAATAATGATTCCATGATCTATTCACaatttgataataataatgatggGAATATAGATGGTACATCTCCTATTCTAAACATAATTCATAAATCGATtgctaataaaaataatcaaaaagattttaaaaataatacagatgtagaaaataatcaaatgctattacaaaaatatcaaaTCCTAAATATGttgaaacaaaaaaaaaaaatggatatgGAAAATATTGATCATTCTACACCATTAAAAATAgatgaattaaataattataaatatgacgATATATCACATTCATTTAAACATCCAATACCTCAACATCATTTACATCGTCAAGACATTAATAACTTTTCAGatcaaacaaattttaaaccatctaataataattcatcGGAACGTATTGATTATCCAATTCAAGAAGATGCTGATCCTAAAACTTCAAACTTTTTACCTTATAATTCTAAAACTCATATTAATCATCCTAATAACATAATGATAAagaacaaattaaatactATGGATAAGCAAGACAATTCAATGAGTAggaattttttcaatttttctCAACAAAATGAACCCACTCCAAATGAAGGTgatcaaaatgaaaatatacaaacCACTAGATCCACAAATGATAAAACTACTGAAACACTACCAAATAACAGAGATACTAAtaaagaacaaaaaaatacagacaataataattctaGAAATCGAAGTGCtagtaaaaatgaaaataaaaatgatcgTAATAATGAAAGAAAAGAATATGAACAAGTTACAACTAATgaaggaaaaaatgaaaaaaataaaaaaaaacaaaaaaatcaaaaaaataatactaatCAAAACTCATTAAATACTAAAAATATGACTGGAACAAGAAATGGAACAGAAGCTCAAGTTCCTAAAACATCATCTGAAATAAATTCATCAGAAtgtaatttaaatgaagaaaacaaaaatgataataaagcaattaatattttgcaagagcaaaaaaatacaattaatcaaaataatatttatgatgTTGAAGATGCTAAGCGACCAGATGCACTAAGAGATAAATGCTGGCAATATATCGACCCAAAAGGTGTTGTTCAG ggACCTTTTTTTCTAGAAGAAATGAGAATGTGGAGCGAATTG